A single Montipora foliosa isolate CH-2021 chromosome 7, ASM3666993v2, whole genome shotgun sequence DNA region contains:
- the LOC138011701 gene encoding melanocortin receptor 4-like: MATANVSRHEKQNNSTTFEQFLCSSDLSGEIHGQLIFISALNAFLSITAFLGNTLVLIALRKESSLHTPSKVLLGNLATTDLCVGLISEPLYVTLLVTISQEHWNICLYLLDPVIVSSTILCGVSLLTLTAISVDRLLALLLRLNYRQVVTLKRINLVVATCWVVSIVSSSMRFYSDPTISLGYTGIVVPLCLLTSIFCYTKIFVTLRHHHHQVQNQVQQLNQTNQLNIGRYRKAVFTALWLQFTLVACYLPQVIPVALFIHSEPSSSLALAWSYIFTLVFLNSSLNPIIYSWKIEEVRQAVKDRIRQLLCC, translated from the coding sequence ATGGCTACAGCAAACGTTTCTCGACACGAAAAGCAGAACAATTCTACGACTTTTGAACAATTTCTTTGCTCGTCAGATTTAAGTGGTGAAATACACGGCCAGTTGATATTTATCTCAGCTTTAAACGCTTTTCTGTCCATTACTGCATTTCTTGGAAACACTTTGGTTCTAATTGCTCTCCGCAAGGAGTCGTCACTTCATACACCATCCAAAGTTTTGCTAGGAAACCTTGCAACAACTGATCTTTGCGTTGGTCTTATTTCGGAGCCACTCTATGTTACGTTATTGGTGACTATATCGCAAGAACATTGGAATATTTGTCTCTACTTACTGGACCCAGTTATTGTTTCAAGCACCATTTTGTGTGGGGTATCTCTGTTGACACTTACTGCGATAAGCGTGGACAGACTTCTCGCCTTGTTGTTGCGTCTGAATTACAGACAAGTTGTAACTTTGAAGCGAATCAACCTTGTCGTAGCTACGTGTTGGGTTGTGTCCATTGTCTCTTCATCAATGAGGTTTTATTCGGATCCCACAATAAGCTTGGGGTACACCGGTATAGTTGTTCCACTATGTTTACTAACCTCGATCTTCTGTTACACGAAGATTTTCGTCACCcttcgtcatcatcaccatcaagTACAAAACCAAGTTCAACAACTGAACCAAACCAATCAATTGAACATAGGGCGATATAGGAAGGCAGTGTTCACTGCACTATGGTTGCAATTTACGTTAGTCGCTTGTTATTTACCACAAGTAATACCAGTAGCTTTGTTTATTCATTCGGAGCCGTCTTCATCTCTTGCTCTCGCTTGGAGTTATATATTTACTTTAGTTTTCTTAAACTCCTCATTAAACCCGATTATTTACAGCTGGAAGATAGAAGAAGTGAGGCAAGCAGTGAAGGACAGAATCAGACAACTTCTTTGTTGTTAA